Proteins found in one Salinimonas lutimaris genomic segment:
- a CDS encoding DUF1302 domain-containing protein — MTTRLRAFKKSPVAAGVIALLGVATQSANAANWQIGDASVTLDSTFTLATSIRTESRDYDLIGQSNFPQFDWTGYNAATNVIYPSADVWALAQGGSYSTNGDLGNLAHDPGEAFSSQVAGNHELDVNFGDYGFFFRGFWFYDFEQENGTTAYANPITGEHYDLCADSEAKDLLCADIRLLDAFFYGDWWVGDKPLTVRVGRQVISWGESTFIQHGINTTNPVDVTRARAPGAELKEVFIPVGMVYASLGLTDTVSVSGYYQYEWEASWLPVAGSYFATNDFAGEGGQRNNVQLGFGGNPDINLDVLLTQLNQLGAALGNGADPAQISAAYLAYPTKVTVRGYSDEAHIDADDQGQFGLRLTWFAEDFNETEFSFYHINYHSQRPLSSGITSDFSAEAIGADLNYLATNTLTRDNITDLQAFSKTQFIYPEDIKLYGISFNTNIGTTALAGEIAYRVDEPVQIDDVELLYEAMPQQLANAGLRPDLDGISQLGNIGRSTAPGEYADGFLLTDTVQAQFSVSHVFGPKFGTDNFVLLGEAGYVNILDMPDPNVIRLNAPNTTRTPSLEPTPDGNRRQGLHIGLSNGPETNPFATESAWGYRLLAVADYNNIMAGVNLRVRGTFSHDVNGTTPDPLFLFLEDTKSANLSLTFDYLNRWSATASYNTFWGGIGNTNALSDRDFVSFNIKYSI; from the coding sequence ATGACAACAAGGCTTCGCGCATTTAAAAAGTCACCCGTTGCAGCTGGTGTAATTGCCTTACTGGGTGTCGCGACACAATCCGCCAATGCGGCCAATTGGCAAATCGGTGACGCAAGTGTCACTTTGGACTCAACTTTTACGCTGGCAACCAGTATTCGTACTGAAAGCCGGGATTATGATCTGATAGGGCAAAGTAACTTTCCCCAGTTTGACTGGACCGGTTACAACGCAGCAACCAATGTGATCTATCCCAGTGCCGATGTGTGGGCACTGGCGCAGGGTGGGTCCTACTCGACCAACGGGGACTTAGGAAATCTGGCGCACGATCCAGGCGAAGCGTTTTCTTCTCAGGTTGCCGGTAACCATGAACTTGATGTGAATTTTGGTGATTACGGTTTCTTTTTCCGGGGATTCTGGTTCTATGATTTTGAACAGGAAAATGGAACCACGGCCTATGCCAACCCGATTACCGGTGAACATTATGACTTGTGTGCAGACTCTGAAGCCAAAGATCTGCTATGTGCTGATATTCGCCTGCTGGATGCGTTCTTCTACGGTGACTGGTGGGTAGGCGACAAGCCGCTCACAGTTCGGGTAGGGCGTCAGGTTATCAGCTGGGGCGAAAGTACCTTTATCCAGCATGGTATCAATACCACTAACCCGGTGGATGTAACCCGTGCCCGGGCGCCAGGTGCAGAGTTAAAAGAAGTATTTATACCGGTGGGTATGGTCTATGCCTCACTAGGCTTAACCGACACGGTCAGCGTTTCAGGTTATTATCAGTATGAATGGGAAGCCAGCTGGTTGCCTGTGGCTGGTAGTTACTTTGCGACCAATGATTTTGCCGGTGAGGGCGGTCAGCGCAATAATGTACAGCTAGGTTTTGGCGGCAACCCGGACATCAATCTGGATGTTTTACTCACCCAGCTGAATCAACTGGGCGCTGCTTTGGGTAATGGTGCAGATCCTGCGCAGATTTCAGCAGCCTATCTGGCATACCCAACAAAAGTTACGGTGCGTGGTTACTCTGATGAAGCGCATATTGATGCTGATGATCAGGGACAGTTTGGTTTGCGCCTGACCTGGTTTGCAGAGGACTTTAATGAAACTGAGTTCAGTTTCTATCATATCAACTATCATAGCCAGCGCCCGCTGTCGTCAGGGATTACGTCTGACTTCTCAGCAGAAGCGATTGGTGCCGACCTCAACTATCTGGCCACCAATACCCTAACCCGCGACAATATCACAGACCTACAGGCGTTCAGTAAAACACAATTTATTTATCCTGAAGATATCAAACTCTACGGCATCAGCTTTAACACCAATATTGGTACCACAGCGCTTGCCGGTGAAATAGCTTACCGTGTGGATGAGCCGGTACAGATTGACGATGTTGAACTGCTTTACGAAGCCATGCCACAGCAGCTGGCTAATGCAGGTCTGCGTCCGGATCTGGACGGTATCTCCCAGCTCGGCAACATCGGTCGGAGTACTGCACCGGGCGAATATGCCGATGGATTTCTGTTAACGGATACTGTTCAGGCTCAGTTTAGTGTGTCTCATGTATTCGGACCCAAGTTTGGTACTGATAATTTTGTCCTGTTGGGTGAAGCCGGCTATGTCAATATTCTGGATATGCCGGATCCCAATGTTATTCGTTTGAATGCACCTAATACGACCCGTACACCTTCTTTAGAGCCGACACCGGATGGCAATCGTCGCCAGGGGTTGCACATTGGTTTGTCGAACGGGCCGGAAACTAATCCGTTTGCCACAGAGAGTGCCTGGGGCTATCGCCTGCTGGCAGTGGCAGATTACAACAATATTATGGCAGGCGTGAATCTGCGAGTTCGTGGCACTTTCTCGCACGATGTCAACGGTACTACGCCTGATCCGTTATTTTTGTTCCTTGAAGATACTAAATCTGCCAATCTGTCATTGACGTTTGACTACCTGAACCGCTGGTCGGCGACGGCATCTTACAACACATTTTGGGGTGGCATTGGTAACACCAACGCGCTGTCTGACCGCGATTTTGTGTCTTTCAACATCAAGTACTCGATTTAA
- a CDS encoding DUF2835 family protein produces MKKSVKVWRTNPTVNNNKVYYFQLSVSYTECEALYQPSLKNVIMTADSGHRVQIPTSRLRPFVTSLGLKGYFRLTISPQNKILLFERLH; encoded by the coding sequence TTGAAAAAGTCAGTAAAAGTCTGGCGTACCAATCCAACAGTGAACAATAACAAGGTTTACTATTTTCAGCTGTCAGTGTCTTACACCGAGTGTGAGGCACTGTACCAGCCATCTTTGAAAAACGTGATCATGACCGCAGACAGCGGTCATCGCGTGCAGATCCCCACCTCTCGTCTGCGTCCTTTTGTCACTTCCCTGGGCCTGAAAGGCTACTTTCGTCTTACTATCTCCCCACAGAATAAAATTCTTCTATTTGAACGTTTGCATTAG
- a CDS encoding efflux RND transporter permease subunit: MSGITHFLERLVFANRKIVVGLFILATAFLLFQASQMRLDAGFEKNIPLNHDYMQTYMEHRKDFGGANGIYVSVCDTSGNIYNTEFFDTLKNVHDQLFFINGVDRSLVVSLFAPSTRFTEIVEGGFSGGPVIPADFNSQNQKALDKVADNVEKANIVGRQVSNDYSCAMVTAQLLELDPETGEPLDTLAIAQQLETDLRNQFENDRITVHVIGFAKMIGDVADGAKDVVLFFAVALAITAVMVYFFSRSIMLTLLPLLCSVIAVIWQLGLLTVMGFGLDPMSILVPFLVFAIGVSHGVQMINAVEKRAVAGETALQASTHAFRTLLIPGGIALLSDTVGFMTLLVIDIGIIRELAITASMGVAVIILTNLVLLPVLMSFLNLDHKYMEDFEAKEAHTSGFWKMIASCADKKPAYVILIVTALLFGFGLVQSQKMKIGDLHAGAPALHEDSRYNQDTFLITDKYEVTVDYLSVLVETTGDACTSYDVMRAIDDFQWKMENVEGVQSGVSLASVAKVVNAGYNEGNANWQVLPRNQQTLVQAISRIPTSSGLLNGDCSVMPVILFMEDHKAETISRVVDAVKEFRAEYATDDLKFSLASGPVGVMAATNEAVSEAQLPMMAYVFGAVILLCLLSFRSLRATLSVVIPLYVVSILAQALMTYLQIGLTVSTLPVIALGVGIGVDYGIYILSTMNARIKAGDTVQQAYLQALKERGSAVLFTGITLAIGVSTWVFSSLKFQMDMGILLTFMFVVNMLGAIIVLPALARVLWFRQNED, from the coding sequence ATGTCTGGTATTACCCATTTTCTTGAAAGGCTGGTATTCGCCAACCGAAAGATTGTTGTCGGCCTGTTTATTCTGGCCACTGCATTCTTATTGTTTCAGGCATCCCAAATGCGTCTGGATGCCGGCTTTGAAAAAAATATTCCGCTTAACCACGACTACATGCAAACCTATATGGAGCACCGTAAAGATTTTGGTGGCGCCAATGGCATTTATGTCTCGGTATGTGACACCAGCGGCAATATCTACAATACGGAGTTTTTTGACACGCTGAAAAACGTGCACGACCAGTTATTTTTTATTAATGGCGTTGATCGCTCTCTGGTTGTATCTCTGTTTGCGCCATCTACCCGGTTTACCGAAATTGTAGAAGGGGGCTTCTCCGGGGGGCCTGTCATTCCGGCAGATTTTAATTCCCAGAACCAAAAAGCGCTGGATAAAGTGGCAGACAATGTCGAAAAAGCCAATATTGTTGGCCGACAGGTCTCCAATGACTATAGCTGTGCGATGGTCACCGCCCAGTTACTTGAACTGGACCCGGAAACCGGTGAACCGCTGGATACGCTCGCGATAGCCCAGCAACTGGAAACCGACCTGCGTAACCAGTTTGAAAACGACCGTATCACGGTGCATGTCATCGGCTTTGCCAAGATGATTGGTGATGTAGCTGATGGTGCCAAAGATGTTGTTCTGTTTTTTGCTGTGGCCCTGGCTATCACCGCTGTCATGGTGTACTTCTTCTCCCGCAGCATCATGCTCACGCTGCTACCACTATTGTGTTCAGTGATTGCGGTTATCTGGCAACTGGGCTTACTGACTGTGATGGGCTTTGGTCTGGATCCCATGTCAATTCTCGTACCGTTTCTGGTTTTCGCTATTGGTGTGTCTCACGGCGTACAGATGATCAATGCCGTCGAAAAGCGTGCTGTTGCCGGTGAAACTGCTTTACAGGCATCAACCCATGCATTTCGTACTTTGTTGATCCCCGGCGGCATCGCGCTGCTGTCTGATACCGTGGGATTTATGACCCTGCTGGTCATTGATATCGGTATTATTCGTGAACTGGCTATTACCGCCAGTATGGGAGTTGCGGTCATTATTCTGACTAACCTGGTATTGCTGCCGGTGCTAATGAGTTTCCTGAATCTTGATCATAAGTACATGGAAGATTTTGAAGCTAAAGAAGCGCATACCTCGGGTTTCTGGAAGATGATTGCCAGCTGCGCTGATAAAAAGCCGGCTTATGTGATTCTTATTGTCACCGCGTTGTTATTTGGCTTTGGCCTGGTGCAATCACAAAAAATGAAGATAGGGGATTTACATGCCGGTGCTCCAGCACTGCATGAAGATTCTCGCTACAACCAGGATACCTTTCTTATCACCGACAAATACGAGGTTACCGTTGACTATCTGTCTGTTCTGGTTGAAACCACCGGTGATGCCTGTACCTCCTATGATGTCATGCGGGCCATTGATGATTTTCAGTGGAAGATGGAAAACGTCGAGGGTGTTCAGTCTGGTGTATCACTGGCCTCCGTGGCTAAGGTGGTGAATGCCGGTTACAACGAAGGTAACGCGAACTGGCAGGTTTTACCGCGTAACCAACAAACACTGGTACAGGCCATTTCGCGAATCCCTACCTCATCGGGCCTGTTAAATGGTGACTGTTCTGTGATGCCGGTTATCCTGTTTATGGAAGACCATAAAGCCGAAACGATCTCAAGAGTCGTGGATGCCGTAAAGGAATTCCGCGCTGAATATGCAACTGATGATCTGAAATTCAGTCTGGCTTCTGGCCCTGTAGGGGTTATGGCAGCCACCAATGAGGCGGTGAGTGAAGCGCAGTTACCAATGATGGCCTATGTATTTGGTGCTGTTATTTTGTTGTGTTTGCTGAGTTTCCGTTCTTTGCGGGCGACACTGTCAGTGGTTATTCCACTTTATGTAGTGTCGATTCTGGCGCAGGCACTGATGACCTACCTGCAAATAGGGTTAACCGTTTCTACCTTACCGGTTATCGCTCTGGGTGTGGGGATCGGGGTAGATTATGGTATTTATATCCTGTCTACCATGAATGCACGCATAAAAGCCGGAGACACGGTTCAGCAAGCGTATTTGCAGGCACTCAAAGAGCGCGGCAGTGCGGTGCTGTTTACCGGTATTACGCTGGCAATAGGCGTCAGTACCTGGGTATTTTCTTCACTGAAGTTCCAGATGGACATGGGCATTCTGCTTACCTTTATGTTTGTGGTGAACATGCTTGGTGCAATCATTGTACTGCCGGCCCTGGCCCGGGTACTCTGGTTTCGCCAGAATGAGGACTGA
- the pepN gene encoding aminopeptidase N: MSMQAKKRADYQPPVFTITDVKMDVRLHPTTTRVETTSQVKRLASEGNALALDGDKIQLDSVVINDQPHSDYQVVDGQLLISNVPEQFTLTIVNTIDPQNNRALEGLYLSAGTYCTQCEAEGFRRITYYLDRPDVLATFEVTLHGDKQQYPTLLANGNPIARGDNDDGTHWVTWQDPHPKPSYLFAMVAGDFDLLEDTYTTSSGKPVKLELYVDKGKRERGHFALASLKRAMKWDEDTFGLEYDLDIYMIVAVDFFNMGAMENKGLNVFNSKFVLADQDSATDEDFFNVESVIAHEYFHNWTGNRVTCRDWFQLSLKEGLTVFRDQQFSADMTSPLSNRIKHVRVMREHQFAEDASAMSHPIRPEEVIEMNNFYTVTVYDKGAEVIRMFHTLLGPQGFRKGMDEYFRRHDGQAVTCDDFVAAMQTATDLDLSHFALWYSQSGTPVITVSSVFDDSTGKMTVTLSQRTAPTADQRTKAALFMPVTFDCIDSQGNHYSDDDGLVKDGMVILDKSELTLTFSDVEEPLIPVILGNFSAPAKVHNDLNAAQLLNVFQYAHDSFNRWDALQSLYSWCINCYEQGTPEAVDDTIWQGLEAVLTGEADNHELLGECLVIPSFETLCQTRSQVDVAALNSARDAFCQAFSVRLAEPLKAIFNSISTSAYTYSQQAVNARRCRNQVLVHLARLDDQQGAIKTQFAQADNMTDTLGALKAAQAGQRQVFETLMEEFEQRWNQDPLVLDKWFGLHATTERDDILSQLTLLQQHPQFTIGNPNRVRAVVGSFAFFNTAGFHNLDGSGYKFVTDYLMELDKVNPQVAARIVTPLTQWHNFSPAHQQLMKTQLNRLLGVKELSSDLFEKVSKSLAYQSNSEQ; encoded by the coding sequence AGTGTGGTCATCAACGACCAGCCCCATTCTGACTATCAGGTCGTTGACGGCCAGTTGCTTATTAGCAATGTGCCCGAACAATTCACACTGACCATCGTTAACACCATCGACCCACAGAATAACCGGGCGCTTGAAGGCCTGTATTTATCTGCCGGTACATACTGTACCCAGTGTGAGGCCGAGGGCTTTCGCCGTATTACCTATTATCTGGACCGCCCGGACGTACTGGCGACGTTTGAAGTCACCCTGCACGGTGATAAGCAGCAGTATCCGACACTGCTGGCCAACGGTAATCCGATTGCCCGGGGAGATAACGATGATGGCACCCACTGGGTAACCTGGCAGGACCCGCATCCCAAGCCAAGCTATTTATTTGCAATGGTAGCCGGTGATTTTGATTTGCTGGAAGATACTTACACCACCAGCAGTGGTAAGCCAGTTAAGCTAGAGCTGTATGTAGATAAAGGTAAACGTGAGCGTGGTCATTTTGCGCTGGCGTCATTAAAGCGTGCCATGAAATGGGATGAAGATACTTTTGGGCTGGAATATGACCTGGACATCTACATGATTGTGGCTGTTGACTTCTTCAATATGGGCGCGATGGAAAATAAAGGCCTGAACGTCTTTAACAGCAAATTTGTGCTGGCTGACCAGGATAGCGCCACCGACGAAGACTTTTTTAATGTCGAGTCAGTGATTGCTCATGAATATTTCCATAACTGGACGGGTAACCGGGTCACTTGTCGTGACTGGTTTCAGCTGAGCCTGAAAGAGGGCCTGACGGTTTTTCGTGATCAGCAGTTCAGTGCTGATATGACATCACCGCTGAGCAATCGTATTAAGCATGTCAGAGTCATGCGCGAACACCAGTTTGCCGAAGATGCCAGCGCGATGAGTCATCCTATTCGTCCTGAAGAAGTCATTGAAATGAATAACTTCTATACGGTGACAGTGTATGACAAAGGCGCTGAAGTTATTCGTATGTTCCATACATTACTGGGGCCGCAAGGTTTCCGCAAAGGTATGGACGAGTATTTCCGCCGTCACGATGGTCAGGCGGTAACCTGCGACGACTTTGTCGCGGCGATGCAAACAGCAACCGACCTGGACTTATCTCATTTTGCTTTATGGTACTCGCAATCGGGCACCCCGGTTATTACCGTATCATCAGTTTTTGATGACAGCACCGGCAAAATGACCGTGACCTTATCGCAGCGTACGGCGCCCACTGCCGATCAGCGCACCAAAGCTGCCCTGTTCATGCCGGTAACCTTTGACTGTATCGATAGTCAGGGCAATCACTATAGTGATGATGATGGTTTGGTTAAAGACGGCATGGTGATTCTGGACAAATCAGAATTAACGCTGACGTTCAGCGATGTTGAAGAACCCCTGATCCCGGTGATTCTGGGTAATTTCTCTGCGCCGGCAAAAGTGCACAATGATTTGAATGCTGCGCAGTTGCTGAATGTTTTTCAGTATGCCCATGACAGTTTCAACCGCTGGGACGCGTTGCAATCATTATATAGTTGGTGCATTAACTGCTACGAGCAGGGTACGCCAGAAGCGGTAGATGACACAATCTGGCAGGGGCTTGAGGCGGTGCTGACTGGTGAGGCGGATAACCATGAGCTGCTGGGTGAATGCCTGGTTATTCCCAGCTTTGAAACATTATGCCAGACCCGTTCCCAGGTCGATGTTGCCGCGCTGAATAGTGCCCGCGACGCGTTCTGCCAGGCCTTTTCAGTCAGACTGGCCGAACCACTTAAAGCCATTTTTAACAGTATCAGTACATCCGCTTATACCTATTCACAGCAGGCAGTGAATGCCCGGCGTTGTCGCAACCAGGTATTGGTGCATCTGGCCCGACTTGACGATCAGCAAGGCGCGATTAAAACGCAGTTTGCCCAGGCCGATAACATGACAGATACACTGGGCGCACTAAAAGCCGCGCAGGCTGGGCAACGCCAGGTATTTGAAACCCTGATGGAAGAATTTGAGCAGCGCTGGAATCAGGATCCCCTGGTGCTGGATAAGTGGTTTGGCTTGCACGCTACCACGGAGCGCGACGATATTCTTAGTCAGCTGACCCTGCTTCAGCAGCATCCCCAATTTACCATTGGAAATCCGAACCGGGTGCGCGCCGTGGTGGGCAGCTTTGCTTTTTTCAATACCGCAGGTTTTCATAACCTGGATGGTTCAGGCTATAAGTTTGTGACGGATTACCTGATGGAACTTGATAAGGTCAATCCTCAGGTTGCAGCCCGTATCGTGACGCCGCTGACGCAATGGCACAACTTTAGTCCGGCGCATCAGCAGCTCATGAAAACGCAACTGAATCGTTTGCTGGGAGTGAAGGAGCTGAGCAGCGACTTGTTTGAAAAAGTCAGTAAAAGTCTGGCGTACCAATCCAACAGTGAACAATAA
- a CDS encoding WD40/YVTN/BNR-like repeat-containing protein, which produces MKKPLTALAALVLSASVSAQSAYQAPLVKQSLLLDVAADKQVVMVGERGHILLSADGEKFNQADVPTTATLTATTMVGEHVWAVGHDATIIHSADQGKTWEIQFEKPKLERPFLDVHFFNSQHGIAIGAYGLFLRTRDGGQNWKPELHASLLDPYDREYLEEIRAEDEAFYEQELGSILPHLNRVTQVGERLYLAGEAGALAYSDDNGESWNRYQVDYTGSFFDIQPLDDSTMLAVGLRGNIFVMREEGAWEYVKTCSTSTLNSILVINEKKIAALGNNGMIVTMQRPLPVSTPEPYANPANCKPAQGISVSQIKDKAAIVNAVMFKGHTLAVTANGIHQLNVE; this is translated from the coding sequence ATGAAAAAACCACTGACAGCACTGGCTGCCCTGGTGTTAAGTGCGTCTGTCAGCGCACAAAGCGCCTATCAGGCCCCGTTGGTTAAGCAGTCTTTGCTCCTTGATGTTGCCGCTGATAAGCAGGTTGTTATGGTGGGTGAGCGTGGTCATATTTTACTGTCCGCTGATGGCGAGAAATTCAATCAGGCAGACGTTCCGACTACTGCAACACTGACCGCCACAACCATGGTGGGTGAGCATGTCTGGGCGGTCGGCCATGACGCTACCATCATCCATTCTGCAGATCAGGGAAAAACCTGGGAAATACAATTTGAGAAACCAAAACTGGAACGTCCGTTTCTGGATGTCCACTTTTTTAATTCACAGCACGGTATTGCGATAGGCGCTTACGGTTTATTCCTGCGCACCCGCGATGGCGGACAAAACTGGAAACCAGAGTTACATGCCTCCCTGCTTGACCCTTATGATCGCGAATACCTGGAAGAAATTCGCGCAGAAGATGAAGCTTTCTATGAACAGGAGCTGGGCTCTATACTTCCCCACCTGAACCGGGTTACTCAAGTGGGTGAACGACTTTACCTGGCTGGTGAGGCCGGCGCTCTGGCCTACAGTGATGATAACGGTGAGTCCTGGAATCGTTATCAGGTTGACTACACCGGTTCATTTTTTGATATTCAACCTCTTGATGACAGCACAATGCTGGCCGTAGGGCTACGCGGCAACATTTTTGTTATGCGTGAGGAGGGGGCATGGGAGTATGTAAAAACCTGCTCAACCAGCACGCTGAATTCCATTCTGGTCATCAATGAGAAGAAAATTGCGGCGTTAGGTAACAACGGCATGATTGTCACTATGCAGCGTCCGTTACCAGTCAGTACGCCTGAGCCCTACGCGAATCCGGCTAATTGCAAGCCTGCGCAGGGCATTAGTGTTTCTCAAATCAAAGACAAAGCCGCCATTGTCAATGCAGTGATGTTTAAGGGTCATACGCTGGCCGTCACCGCAAATGGTATTCACCAACTTAACGTAGAATAA
- a CDS encoding DUF1329 domain-containing protein, protein MMRKIGIIAAAVSLSLAAGSSLAKVSEDEAKKLGDSLTPLGGEMAANADGSIPAWDGGITKAPEGFSVGDHHIDPYANDKVEFTITGSNYKDYAEFLSEGQMKLFEAYPDTFTMPVYPTRRSASNPQDAYDASKANATRAELIEGGNGIKGAVKGVPFPIPQNGMEAIWNHIVRYRGEAVERYAGQAAVTSSGDYNVIGFEEQLLTKYAAEGITPEELYEENILFMFKQKVTKPARLAGTALLVHETVDQIKQPRRAWTYNTGQRRVRAAPNIAYDTPGTAADGLRTTDDFDMFSGSPNRYNWELKGKKEMYVAYNNYKLHSDKVTYDEILTPNHVNPDLTRWEKHRVWVVEATLKDEFRHVYQKRVFFIDEDSWQIQVADMYDNRGELYRVSLSYGINYYEVPTYWSTLDVYHDLNSRRYLALGLDNEEDMYDFSVRPREVEFTPQALRREGKR, encoded by the coding sequence ATGATGAGAAAAATTGGAATTATTGCTGCTGCCGTGTCGTTATCGCTGGCAGCGGGAAGTTCGCTGGCCAAAGTGTCGGAAGATGAAGCCAAAAAGTTAGGCGACAGCCTGACACCACTAGGTGGCGAGATGGCTGCGAATGCTGATGGAAGCATCCCTGCCTGGGACGGCGGTATTACCAAAGCACCGGAAGGATTCAGTGTTGGTGACCACCATATCGATCCGTACGCAAATGACAAAGTCGAATTCACCATTACTGGTAGCAATTATAAAGACTACGCGGAGTTTTTATCCGAAGGTCAGATGAAGTTATTCGAAGCCTATCCGGATACCTTCACCATGCCGGTGTATCCAACCCGCCGCAGTGCGTCAAACCCACAGGATGCTTACGATGCCTCAAAAGCTAACGCAACCCGTGCTGAGCTGATTGAAGGTGGTAACGGTATTAAGGGCGCAGTGAAAGGCGTTCCGTTTCCTATTCCGCAAAACGGGATGGAAGCTATCTGGAATCATATCGTGCGCTACCGTGGTGAGGCGGTTGAGCGTTATGCAGGACAGGCGGCGGTCACGTCATCCGGTGATTACAATGTAATTGGTTTTGAAGAACAACTACTCACTAAATATGCAGCAGAAGGCATTACGCCTGAAGAGCTGTATGAAGAAAATATCCTGTTTATGTTTAAGCAAAAAGTGACCAAACCAGCTCGATTAGCGGGTACTGCACTGCTGGTTCACGAAACCGTGGATCAGATCAAGCAGCCGCGTCGTGCATGGACATACAACACCGGTCAGCGCCGGGTTCGTGCAGCCCCTAATATTGCTTATGACACACCGGGAACCGCCGCTGATGGTCTGCGTACCACGGATGATTTTGATATGTTCTCCGGGTCGCCTAACCGCTATAACTGGGAGTTGAAAGGCAAAAAAGAAATGTATGTTGCCTATAACAACTACAAACTGCATAGCGACAAGGTGACTTATGATGAGATTTTGACACCGAACCATGTTAATCCGGACCTGACCCGCTGGGAAAAGCACCGGGTATGGGTGGTTGAAGCGACGCTTAAAGACGAATTCCGCCATGTTTATCAAAAGCGGGTCTTCTTCATTGACGAAGATAGCTGGCAGATCCAGGTTGCCGATATGTATGACAACCGTGGTGAGCTATATCGTGTCAGTCTGTCTTACGGTATAAATTACTATGAGGTGCCGACTTACTGGTCAACGCTGGATGTCTATCATGATCTGAACTCTCGCCGTTACCTGGCTCTGGGTCTGGACAACGAAGAAGACATGTACGATTTCTCCGTACGTCCACGGGAAGTTGAATTTACACCACAGGCTCTTCGTCGCGAAGGTAAGCGTTAA